The following are encoded in a window of Naumovozyma castellii chromosome 10, complete genome genomic DNA:
- the SFH1 gene encoding Sfh1p (ancestral locus Anc_4.131), whose protein sequence is MPSSLQNQLLIPQAYLTNFHNRIRNDDVPMFVSAQPTRGHKRAKVVNYAEFDNDLFDDFTNGGSTMPGIDGPTGSINDQNETGENGEHQESAEDKLLNAALPDIQDQEEQISILKYPKIRETFLQSKVATPYRLNVNETTSAGNNEPIIIPIHLDVEYSGHTIHDSFTWNINDHSITPEEFATIYCKDLDFFNATTLHSQIVSTINEQIHEYETVAAVVVPDLHVIINLTCSLKNKLYEDNFQWNLNDNSLTPEMFASIIVSDLGLTREFIPTISYALHDYLLKVKKDWLEGHLNQDHVPNGAAFGYLSGIRLDIDELGATWCPRVEELTAEEIQRREIEKERNLRRLKRESDRMSRRGRRRLDELETTLRI, encoded by the coding sequence ATGCCATCGTCGTTACAGAACCAACTACTCATACCCCAGGCGTATTTGACCAACTTCCACAATAGAATAAGGAACGATGACGTTCCCATGTTCGTGAGCGCACAACCAACAAGAGGTCATAAGAGAGCGAAAGTAGTCAATTATGCGGAATTCGATAACGATTTGTTTGATGACTTCACCAACGGTGGTAGCACCATGCCTGGGATTGATGGACCAACTGGTTCCATTAACGATCAAAACGAAACCGGGGAAAATGGCGAACATCAGGAGAGTGCGGAGGATAAACTATTAAATGCTGCATTACCTGATATTCAAGATCAAGAGGAACAGATAAGTATATTGAAGTATCCAAAGATAAGGGAGACGTTTCTACAGAGTAAAGTTGCCACTCCATACAGACTGAACGTCAACGAGACGACATCGGCAGGGAATAATGAACCGATAATAATACCGATCCATTTGGACGTGGAATATAGCGGTCATACAATACATGATTCATTTACATGGAATATCAATGATCATTCCATCACGCCGGAGGAATTTGCTACTATTTATTGTAAAGATTTAGATTTTTTTAACGCTACAACATTACATTCACAAATTGTGTCTACCATAAATGAACAAATTCATGAATATGAAACGGTAGCTGCTGTTGTGGTTCCTGATTTGCATGTCATAATTAATCTTACATGttctttaaagaataaactATATGAGGATAATTTCCAATGGAATTTAAATGATAATTCCTTGACTCCGGAGATGTTCGCTTCCATTATAGTGAGTGACTTGGGTCTAACGAGAGAGTTTATTCCTACCATTTCATATGCTTTACACGATTACCTtttgaaagtgaaaaagGATTGGTTGGAAGGTCATTTAAACCAAGATCATGTACCCAATGGGGCAGCATTTGGCTATCTTTCAGGTATTAGATTGGATATTGATGAACTGGGTGCTACATGGTGTCCCAGAGTGGAAGAATTGACAGCAGAAGAGATACAAAGAcgtgaaattgaaaaggaaagaaaCTTGAGAAGATTAAAGAGAGAATCCGATAGAATGAGTAGGAGGGGCAGAAGGAGACTTGATGAATTGGAGACTACTTTGAGAATCTAA
- the VPS8 gene encoding CORVET complex membrane-binding subunit VPS8 (ancestral locus Anc_4.129), which translates to MVKYNVTIQYSNKLKHSSNGDMEDEAPLSGQNIETMSMGNNTVQLGSSSTVDQLPFDDLQTPSKSFNDSLASTVPSISNSLFFKETAHSNSLIKWTTLNQIYSLVSAYGGPTCILPTKSYFVLGTSKGALLIFNFKEFLQTILLPQISDKETLLRSAVKTIAVATDGTYLAAAYQSGDVFIWNLNLKTTNEDIPFFENRNEPLSSVNSLDAILHITYHKDSDINGMGFLHNRHTALIVSDSSSRITFHNGFRNSFWNLTYSSKDILSLSPNEKLFCSMMALPPRDSNFKSGNLLAILTNINFVILSTSPHPEILFQENLHDAKSNTTEGPIYNSSIAWSTDRSQIAYCINKTVFLFGLSNQVTPLEFVITRRTSTFTESILSLQWLNPRLLGILTISHQFLIVDTKTQFEIILKIDLLVHDLLIPPDKHFAFNNNRIFLLTLYGFKIGSFVTWSDITLSNVQKGDYMKALSYIELFLRPNFAIPTLLRLEPDQKEKETQLLEPFYNLALATQRFLLKKRDANYDNIFKLVSLVVRVLDSFHLKDTTSTLKISLNSFLEQALEFFDSNTIGLYYEVLSNLIIEGYIRSVSAPIFKNLISYFSSIKRFSTIQELIIILDSKTLDIDLAVKLCKEFHLSTILIYLWNKVFLDYISPLVDYLHLLAGDSNQCMLFDYTTKKIEYENIFTYLSFILLGKQYPENIPIMPQELQDKIKMDIYGVLLNGTLIEWPKGSGEKVHTVKNSQDEPAFPYLHLLLNYDIKSLLSLFNKVFEDSLFNISSEFEQDSNGRIIRLDRQYIIDLLLDILKDLSDDRKKSQLAVFVALNVAKFPQFISLSNNLLEEVISNILLCHDNSSSEMSQIAIEAVIPIYAPKDPELFILEMKERNFNGVLFSFYRHSKRYFEWATLSLDSESTIETYGTPLIDVLKLIIAKTNPNSLEHSKLVELFTTKMELILSTLGTTASVKLFHQLDSSLHKKVLLIPSLRLQQKYLEDLFSFYPAYGTTDSIIKEKYIELSCTLKDNQDLIPWIESFDLTNIDVGKMNVLLSSSDNYEALAVLHFKLRDYSKTVDDLLKCINSEFLGKKSSQQVVQRHLEYAIHTCVLSGDEEAANWTKLITSLIVIYENANIADHEKEICNILLQEVFIRLSATKQSSAAAGSNFFWMILGKVLEDPNVILLKTQHLKKLLGDIFSAYDIEKCMADLILNILEKASLSVVHAYSDLLKEGWSIRNDECDVCGKKIWGVEISDLTSVFWEELRRKETIYTIGAENYRIAVFKCHHGYHTKCLENMGQSNTTYKCLMCQRLDV; encoded by the coding sequence ATGGTAAAATATAACGTTACGATACAGTACTCTAACAAGTTAAAACACTCAAGTAACGGTGATATGGAAGATGAAGCACCATTGTCCGGGCAAAACATAGAAACTATGTCAATGGGTAATAATACAGTACAACTCGGATCTTCGTCGACGGTTGACCAACTACCCTTTGATGATTTGCAAACACCGTCAAAGTCATTCAACGATTCATTAGCAAGCACTGTACCCAGTATATCAAATAGTCTATTCTTTAAAGAGACAGCGCATTCAAACTCGCTTATAAAATGGACAACATTGAATCAAATCTATTCCCTGGTAAGCGCATATGGTGGACCTACTTGCATACTCCCTACAAAATCATATTTTGTCTTGGGGACGTCTAAGGGTGCTcttttaatattcaattttaaagaatttctACAGACAATATTACTTCCACAAATATCGGATAAGGAAACTTTGCTGCGATCAGCAGTGAAGACAATAGCTGTTGCTACGGATGGTACTTATTTAGCTGCCGCATATCAATCTGGTGATGTatttatttggaatttgaatttgaaaactaCAAATGAGGATATCccattctttgaaaatagAAACGAGCCTCTTTCATCAGTGAATTCTTTGGATGCTATCTTACATATAACTTATCATAAAGATTCTGACATTAATGGAATGGGATTCTTGCATAATCGTCATACAGCTTTAATTGTAAGTGACTCCTCTAGTAGAATTACGTTCCATAATGGGTTTAGGAACAGTTTTTGGAATCTCACTTACAGTTCAAAGGATATCTTAAGTCTTTCtccaaatgaaaaattattttgttcaatgaTGGCATTGCCACCTAGAGATTCTAATTTTAAGTCTGGGAACTTATTGGCTATATTGacaaatattaattttgtGATTCTTTCCACAAGTCCGCATCCAGAGATCctatttcaagaaaatcttCATGATGCAAAATCCAATACAACAGAAGGGCCCATTTATAATTCCTCCATTGCATGGTCTACTGATAGATCACAAATTGCCTACTGCATAAACAAAACTGTATTCTTGTTTGGTTTGTCTAATCAAGTAACGCCATTGGAGTTTGTGAtaacaagaagaacatCGACCTTTACTGAATCTATCCTTTCTCTTCAATGGCTAAATCCAAGATTATTAGGAATCTTGACTATATCCCACCAATTCCTTATAGTTGACACTAAAACCCAATTCgaaattatattaaaaattgatttattagTACATGATCTTCTGATACCACCAGATAAACATTTTGcctttaataataacagGATTTTTCTACTTACGCTTTATGGCTTTAAGATTGGCTCCTTTGTAACTTGGTCTGATATTACATTATCTAATGTACAAAAAGGTGATTATATGAAAGCGCTCAGTTATATCGAATTGTTTTTAAGACCCAATTTTGCGATCCCAACTTTATTGAGACTCGAACCAGATCagaaggagaaggaaaCACAACTGTTGGAACCATTCTACAATCTAGCATTGGCCACTCAAAGATTCTTGTTGAAGAAACGGGACGCTAAttatgataatatttttaaattagtCTCGTTGGTGGTGCGTGTCTTGGATTCTTTCCATCTCAAGGACACCACCTCTACActaaaaatatcattaaaCTCATTCTTAGAACAGGCGCTTGAGTTTTTCGACTCAAATACAATTGGATTATATTATGAGGTATTATCAAATCTTATTATTGAAGGTTATATTAGATCTGTATCTGCTCCtatcttcaagaatttgattAGTTATTTCTCCAGTATCAAACGTTTCTCTACAATCCAAGAACTAATTATTATTCTAGACTCAAAGACGTTAGATATTGATCTCGCTGTCAAATTGTGTAAAGAATTTCATCTTTCCACCATCCTCATCTATTTGTGGAATAAAGTCTTTCTCGATTATATTTCTCCCCTGGTTGATTATTTGCATTTATTGGCAGGGGACAGTAATCAATGCATGCTTTTCGACTATACTACGAAAAAGATAGaatatgaaaatattttcacaTATCTATCTTTTATTCTATTAGGGAAACAATATCCTGAAAATATACCTATTATGCCGCAAGAATTACAAGACAAAATTAAAATGGATATATATGGTGTCCTACTCAATGGTACTTTAATAGAGTGGCCGAAGGGCTCCGGAGAGAAAGTCCATACAGTAAAAAATTCACAAGATGAGCCAGCATTCCCCTATTTGCATTTATTGTTGAATTATGACATAAAAAGTTTATTATccttatttaataaagtaTTTGAggattctttatttaatatctcCAGTGAATTTGAACAAGATAGTAATGGTAGGATCATCAGGTTAGATAGACAATATATCATAGATTTActtcttgatattttgaaagatttgagTGATGACCGAAAAAAATCCCAACTGGCAGTATTTGTAGCCCTGAATGTAGCAAAATTTCCTCAATTCATTTCCTTGTCAAATAACTTGCTAGAAGAAGTCATATctaatattcttctttgcCATGATAATAGTTCAAGTGAAATGTCTCAGATAGCTATAGAAGCGGTTATTCCTATCTATGCTCCAAAAGACCCAGAACTGTTTATATTGGAGATGAAAGAAAGGAACTTCAATGGGGTACTTTTCAGTTTTTACAGACATTCCAAAAGGTATTTTGAGTGGGCAACATTATCACTGGATTCAGAAAGTACAATAGAGACGTATGGCACGCCATTGATTGACGTATTGAAACTGATTATAGCCAAGACTAACCCTAATTCCTTGGAACATTCAAAACTGGTTGAATTGTTTACGACAAAGATGGAACTGATTTTATCCACTCTAGGTACGACAGCAAGTGTCAAGCTTTTCCATCAACTTGATAGCTCTCTTCATAAGAAAGTATTATTAATACCGAGCCTCCGTTTACAACAAAAATACTTagaagatttattttcGTTTTACCCCGCTTATGGAACCACTGAttcaattattaaagagaaatatattgaacTTTCTTGCACACTTAAAGATAATCAAGACTTAATACCCTGGATTGAGAGTTTCGatttaacaaatattgatgttggaaaaatgaatgTACTTTTGTCAAGTTCAGATAATTATGAAGCTCTTGCTGTTCTCCATTTCAAGCTCAGAGATTATTCCAAAACTGTTGATGATCTTCTAAAATGCATAAATTCAGAATTCCTAGGGAAGAAAAGTTCGCAACAGGTTGTACAACGACATCTGGAATATGCAATTCACACATGTGTTCTTTCTGGTGATGAAGAAGCGGCAAATTGGACAAAACTAATAACTTCATTAATAGTAATATATGAGAATGCAAATATTGCTGATCATGAGAAAGAAATATGTAATATTTTACTTCAAGAGGTTTTCATTCGTTTATCAGCAACTAAACAATCAAGCGCAGCTGCAGGatcaaatttcttctggATGATTTTAGGGAAAGTTTTAGAGGATCCAAATGTCATTTTACTGAAAACGCAACACTTGAAAAAGCTACTGGGGGATATTTTTTCAGCATATGATATCGAGAAATGTATGGCTGATcttattcttaatattttagAAAAGGCATCATTATCGGTGGTTCACGCATATAGTGACCTACTGAAAGAAGGTTGGTCTATTAGAAATGATGAGTGTGATGTATGTGGTAAAAAAATATGGGGTGTAGAAATAAGTGATTTAACTTCAGTGTTTTGGGAGGAACTGAGAAGGAAGGAAACCATATATACAATTGGAGCTGAAAATTACAGAATCGCTGTATTTAAATGTCACCATGGCTACCATACAAAATGCCTTGAAAATATGGGGCAATCGAATACTACTTATAAATGCCTGATGTGTCAGAGACTAGATGTTTAG
- the EFB1 gene encoding translation elongation factor 1 subunit beta (ancestral locus Anc_4.130) encodes MAFTDFSKVETLKELNTFLADKSYIEGTSATQADVTVYKAFQQAYPEFARWFNHIAAKADEFDSFPAATAAAAEEEDDDEVDLFGSDDEEADAEAEKLKAERIAQYNAKKAQKPPKDAAKSIITLDVKPWDDETDLEEMVANVKAITMDGLNWGAHQFIPIGFGIKKLQINCVVEDAKVSMDDLQGAIEEDEDHVQSTDVAAMQKL; translated from the exons ATGGCTTTCACCGACTTCTCTAAAGTTGAAACTTTGAAGGAATTAAACACTTTCTTGGCTGACAAGTCATACATTGAAGG TACTTCTGCCACTCAAGCTGATGTTACCGTCTACAAGGCTTTCCAACAAGCTTACCCAGAATTCGCCAGATGGTTCAACCACATTGCCGCCAAGGCTGACGAATTCGACTCCTTCCCAGCTGCCACCGCTGCCgctgctgaagaagaagatgatgatgaagtcGATTTATTCGGTTCCGATGACGAAGAAGCTGATGCTGAagctgaaaaattaaaggcTGAAAGAATCGCTCAATATAACGCCAAGAAGGCTCAAAAGCCACCAAAGGATGCCGCTAAATCTATTATCACTTTGGATGTTAAGCCATGGGATGATGAAACcgatttggaagaaatggTCGCCAACGTTAAGGCTATCACTATGGATGGTTTGAACTGGGGTGCTCATCAATTCATTCCAATTGGTTTCGGTATCAAGAAATTGCAAATTAACTGTGTTGTTGAAGATGCTAAGGTCTCCATGGATGATTTACAAGGTGCCAtcgaagaagatgaagaccATGTTCAATCTACCGATGTTGCTGCTATGCAAAAATTataa
- the TAD3 gene encoding Tad3p (ancestral locus Anc_4.133), which yields MVKKRDNPLKIDFKRGIIEDRLQQILPKTTRNELSLVKVWTIDIEPRQSKIVLQYIKSMINGRDPISLLHLKRIKKNKDGTLKIILCSIEYDMEPKEICDALLKISNDSFKYCNLVDCSVPRCSPTSKELMAEWSNKYWPLVWNGNPNDQILNDYEIDMKTVRETLDKITEVAKKVQESGDELPIVTAFVDPLDKENIIIATDKRSSPHCTILDHSIINGIKEVARQEKQRRDLVAKGELEDRISTYLCLDFDVYTTHEPCSMCSMALIHSRIRRCIFLQQMEKTGCLKQDSGDGYCMHANEFLNSKYEVFQWIGDEYPVPKIASDLCT from the exons ATGGTGAAAAAAAGAGACAATCCCTTAAAAATAGATTTCAAAAGGGGTATTATAGAAGACAGATTACAACAAATACTACCCAAGACGACTCGAAATGAATTATCTTTAG TTAAAGTTTGGACAATCGATATTGAACCTCGACAGTCCAAAATTGTTCTTCA GTATATTAAAAGCATGATAAATGGGAGAGATCCAATTTCTCTATTGCATCTCAAGAGgatcaagaaaaataagGATGGTactttgaagataatattATGCTCAATTGAATACGATATGGAACCCAAAGAAATATGCGATGCtctattgaaaatttctaACGATTCGTTCAAATATTGTAACTTAGTGGATTGTTCTGTCCCAAGATGTAGTCCAACATCCAAGGAATTGATGGCTGAATGGTCGAATAAATATTGGCCTCTTGTGTGGAATGGGAATCCCAATGATCAAATCTTGAACGACTATGAGATTGATATGAAGACAGTAAGGGAGACACTTGACAAAATTACTGAAGTTGCAAAAAAAGTGCAGGAATCAGGAGATGAATTACCCATTGTTACGGCATTTGTGGATCCCCTCGATaaggaaaatataataatcgCCACTGATAAAAGATCCAGTCCCCATTGTACCATTTTGGATCATAGTATTATCAATGGTATCAAAGAGGTTGCAAGGCAAGAAAAGCAGAGAAGAGATCTTGTGGCGAAGGGAGAGCTTGAAGATAGAATTTCAACTTATCTTTGCCTCGATTTCGATGTTTACACCACCCATGAACCATGTTCTATGTGTTCCATGGCGCTTATCCATTCGAGAATACGAAGATGCATCTTTCTTCAGCAGATGGAGAAAACTGGTTGCCTAAAACAAGATAGTGGTGACGGATACTGTATGCATGCTAATGAGTTTTTGAACTCGAAATACGAAGTGTTCCAGTGGATTGGTGACGAGTATCCTGTCCCCAAGATTGCTTCAGATCTTTGCACTTAA
- the TFC3 gene encoding transcription factor TFIIIC subunit TFC3 (ancestral locus Anc_4.128) — MNEITTQGIYPDELVLRLCEELAYNRGRVSFSNLWDVVENIIHIDNQQIKQFIFQCLNSNADVILYEQDTPCNKSFTDILSNQNSFSLGLTEDKLWTILTGYIKKESSIGNFAFDLLLEIAASKYHGINTIDLASITKQDSRSVTGRLKKLNHLIVGTQIIYKGHVVKLLKLRKFSNALENDKKYVNIKDHLANIVKVVKESKNGVRQILDLKRELNFDKDKRLSKAFTAAISWLDERAYLKKVLVVSPNNPALKIRCVKYLRDYDIGIKDTGRFIFDDSSDDDFDGEKSGPEDDEAIDGLDNSNATNMLQQQGLVMVDNVNSSKDLPLVNRFYPIQNQTYDLVDKSMLKGTSTIETIAKITGKDYKRAFTKSSEYYIENSTKKNVIISGFNIKRVYDFEGKKKFYRMFTEENFKILTNSENSTIPSQSRKETDQKSSLEALNRKNYTSLSNILHFNQQMDGSLEFSWNGEVTHPYGRKRKLVAERREAKDRTEEENPKKKKLTSEERLSSNATDQQHSKDSAGEQAASSQIINIGGFSAGSLRSLKRQKAIVDVLNMAGGVTYLREKFFEEVAKFMDSNTQLDKKTVRGDIDRMVQSGKLCVQTYQLNDRQVVFLPGTSEETIFDYVVKEKDSKKTTFGDIIQNTDLYFFDQTEKTRFHRGAKSAERIRKYQKKPLVTLSNPRIKQKSGSISTTNKEGKKKERSTKINASKKKESSKNKSNPENARPDFHLGNKTGVLALIMCVVITKSMTNEIRWDKISSLYPNNSLDSLKKQWTVRRVRMGHVGWKARIDEWKMVLLSAIKEGSISLEEAEQLDIMRLLNLWRKFQSGKQHREISLFKNYADNKKHFNFIKDDEKSIFVGRLAMSSMVQREIASLKMVFKYSTSHQTTEEVQHHTLEEKIKTVIRSILIDNRETAKDTIEALQDVSKDEIDKVVMDMAKEKQVYLRGSKLEATNAISEHLNHNEVNSSFERSSAYIKKLMEMFTANNGLIVNNEISDATSWVLIDLIARKAIDIGIIPLQRDIHRLAYTTRRFEVSTLTPPLILYSNLGSTKLPLEKDAPIPAGKPYSRLWLDSVGNIRTSVWYRLTCMIIFEILFSPGINLQCLQKRCHNIVSLKELLEICSWLKEKEILGTTPYEGFKVVSRWYTF, encoded by the coding sequence ATGAATGAAATTACCACCCAGGGTATCTATCCTGATGAATTAGTTTTAAGACTATGTGAAGAACTTGCTTATAATAGGGGAAGggtatcattttcaaatctctGGGATGTGgtggaaaatattattcaCATTGATAACCAGcaaattaaacaattcaTATTCCAATGTCTGAACTCTAACGCCGATGTGATTTTGTATGAGCAAGATACTCCatgtaataaatcatttacGGACATCTTGTCAAACCAAAATTCATTCAGCCTTGGTCTTACTGAAGATAAATTATGGACCATATTGACAGGATATATCAAAAAGGAATCCTCTATTGGAAATTTTGCATTTGATTTGTTATTAGAAATTGCTGCAAGTAAATATCATGGTATAAATACAATTGACTTAGCAAGCATTACCAAACAAGATTCAAGAAGTGTTACAGGAAGActtaagaaattaaatcatctaATTGTTGGAACACAAATCATTTACAAGGGCCATGTGGTGAAGTTGTTGAAACTTAGAAAGTTTTCAAATGCTCTTGAGAAtgataaaaaatatgttaATATTAAAGACCATTTAGCAAATATTGTTAAAGTAGTTAAAGAATCGAAAAATGGAGTTCGCCAGATTCTTGATCTAAAAAGAGAACTTAATTTCGATAAAGACAAGAGATTATCTAAAGCTTTCACAGCTGCCATTAGTTGGCTAGATGAAAGAGCATATCTGAAGAAAGTTTTAGTCGTTTCTCCAAATAATCCAGCTTTAAAGATTCGCTGtgtaaaatatttgagaGATTATGACATTGGAATAAAAGATACGGGAAGATTTATCTTTGATGACAGCTCAGACGACGATTTTGATGGGGAAAAAAGTGGTCCCGAAGACGATGAAGCGATTGATGGTTTAGATAACTCCAATGCAACAAATATGCTACAACAACAGGGTTTAGTGATGGTAGACAATGTTAATTCAAGTAAAGACTTACCCCTAGTGAATCGATTTTATCCAATTCAGAATCAAACCTACGATTTAGTTGATAAATCTATGCTAAAAGGTACGTCAACAATTGAAACCATAGCAAAAATAACAGGGAAAGATTATAAAAGAGCATTTACCAAATCAAGCGAATATTACATAGAAAACTCAACCAAGAAAAATGTGATTATTTCAGGTTTTAATATCAAGCGAGTATATGATTTTGAagggaagaagaaattctACAGGATGTTTACCGAagagaatttcaaaatattgacAAATTCTGAGAATTCAACCATTCCCTCTCAATCGCGCAAAGAAACAGACCAAAAAAGTTCTTTAGAGGCCTTAAACAGGAAGAACTACACTTCGTTGAGTAATATCTTACACTTTAATCAACAGATGGACGGATCTCTAGAATTCTCTTGGAATGGTGAAGTAACACACCCTTACGGCAGAAAGCGGAAATTGGTTGCAGAGAGGCGAGAAGCAAAAGATAGGACAGAGGAAGAGAATcccaaaaagaaaaagctTACATCAGAAGAACGTTTATCCAGCAATGCAACCGATCAACAACATTCTAAAGATTCAGCTGGTGAACAAGCTGCATCTTCACAGATAATTAATATCGGTGGCTTCTCAGCAGGATCACTTAGGTCACTGAAGAGGCAAAAGGCAATCGTGGATGTGTTAAACATGGCTGGGGGCGTGACTTATTTGCGAGAGAAgttctttgaagaagtaGCCAAATTTATGGATTCAAATACACAGTTGGACAAAAAAACTGTTCGTGGTGATATAGATAGAATGGTACAAAGTGGGAAATTATGTGTCCAGACGtatcaattgaatgatagACAAGTAGTGTTTTTGCCAGGAACCTCCGAAGAAACTATATTTGATTATGTTGTTAAAGAGAAAGATAGCAAAAAGACAACGTTTGGAGATATTATACAGAACACTGACCTTTATTTCTTCGATCAAACTGAGAAGACCAGATTCCACAGGGGAGCAAAGTCAGCTGaaagaataagaaaatacCAAAAGAAACCTCTGGTAACTCTATCAAACCCTAggataaaacaaaaatcaGGAAGTATTTCGACCACGAATAAAGAagggaagaagaaagaaagatcaACGAAGATAAATgcttcaaaaaaaaaagagtCAAGcaaaaataaatccaaTCCGGAGAATGCAAGGCCGGATTTTCACTTGGGAAACAAAACTGGTGTATTGGCACTGATAATGTGTGTTGTTATAACTAAGAGTATGACAAACGAAATTCGATGGGATAAAATTAGCTCCCTTTATCCAAATAACTCTTTGGATAGCCTTAAGAAGCAATGGACGGTTAGAAGAGTGAGAATGGGACATGTTGGGTGGAAAGCACGTATTGACGAGTGGAAAATGGTCCTCCTCAGTGCCATTAAGGAGGGGAGTATAAGTTTGGAAGAGGCAGAGCAATTGGATATCATGAGGCTCCTTAATTTATGGCGAAAATTTCAGTCAGGAAAACAACATCGTGAAATATCCTTATTTAAAAACTATGCTGACAACAAGAAAcacttcaatttcattaaagatgatgaaaaatctATTTTTGTGGGGAGATTAGCAATGTCATCTATGGTTCAGAGAGAAATAGcatctttgaaaatggtCTTTAAGTATTCAACTTCACACCAAACTACTGAAGAAGTGCAGCACCATACCTTGgaggaaaagattaaaacAGTGATCCGCTCCATATTAATAGATAATAGAGAAACAGCAAAGGATACAATTGAAGCCCTTCAAGATGTTAGTAAGGATGAAATTGACAAGGTTGTAATGGATATGGCTAAAGAAAAACAAGTATATCTTCGTGGATCGAAGTTGGAAGCAACCAATGCAATTAGTGAGCATTTAAATCATAATGAAGTCAACTCTAGCTTTGAGAGGTCTAGTGCATATATTAAGAAACTAATGGAAATGTTCACTGCAAACAATGGTCTCATAgtcaataatgaaatatcgGATGCCACATCATGGGTTTTAATTGATCTAATTGCTCGAAAGGCCATTGATATAGGAATAATTCCGCTACAAAGAGATATCCATAGACTTGCCTACACAACTAGACGTTTTGAGGTAAGTACGCTAACGCCACCACTGAttctttattcaaatttaggCTCAACAAAACTGCCTTTGGAGAAAGATGCCCCAATTCCAGCTGGAAAACCTTACTCAAGGTTATGGCTCGATTCTGTCGGAAATATCAGGACGTCAGTATGGTATAGGCTTACTTGCATGATAATCTTTGAGATTCTTTTTTCACCGGGGATAAATTTACAATGTTTGCAGAAAAGATGTCATAACATAGTTTCTTTGAaggaattattagaaatcTGTTCATGGttaaaggaaaaagaaatacttGGTACTACGCCTTACGAGGGTTTCAAAGTTGTTTCTAGATGGTATACATTTTGA
- the NCAS0J01070 gene encoding uncharacterized protein (ancestral locus Anc_4.125) codes for MGLQNLILNSVTGAAKAEVIFYFKGASNTSSIGVLQWLQNRYSIVTGNMVIREFKRIFDMKTKTLTEKRARAADLGTALIPSGIDETSAELRKDRTAAFLLLVTSPSIEDKCIDTIRNSAEIGSTAVINFLENQNLFKPSTVTSHTDMALFAKNSNKKSKKQICSICQGNHFFSECKELNAKVPNAHIFQKYGDPKQSNSTNPSNSSDPTRTFPKKAKYGWLTIASLEGDEAYLHVKYRICH; via the coding sequence ATGGGTTTACAGAATCTTATTTTAAACTCAGTCACTGGTGCTGCTAAAGCTGAAGTAATTTTTTACTTCAAAGGTGCTTCTAACACCTCATCAATTGGTGTATTACAATGGCTTCAAAATAGATACTCAATTGTAACCGGTAACATGGTCATAAGAGAATTTAAAAGGATCTTTGATATGAAGACTAAGACTTTAACCGAAAAAAGAGCACGAGCTGCAGACTTAGGTACTGCACTAATTCCATCTGGCATTGACGAAACATCTGCAGAACTAAGGAAGGATAGAACAGCTGCTTTTCTCTTATTAGTTACCTCTccatccattgaagataagTGTATTGACACTATCAGGAACAGTGCTGAGATTGGTTCTACCGCTGtcatcaattttttggaaaatcaaAACTTATTCAAGCCTTCCACTGTGACTTCACACACAGATATGGCTTTATTTGCAAAGAATTCCAAtaagaaatcaaagaaacaGATTTGCTCAATCTGCCAAGGAAATCATTTTTTCTCCGAATGTAAGGAACTAAATGCTAAAGTTCCTAACGCTcatatctttcaaaaatacGGTGATCCGAAACAGTCCAACTCAACTAATCCATCTAACTCTTCTGATCCTACTAGAACCTTTCCGAAAAAGGCAAAATATGGTTGGTTAACTATTGCAAGTCTTGAAGGTGATGAGGCCTATCTGCATGTCAAGTACCGGATTTGCCATTGA